Proteins from a genomic interval of Longimicrobium sp.:
- a CDS encoding zinc-dependent alcohol dehydrogenase, whose translation MRAMVYRGPYRIRVEEKDMPPIEHPNDAIVRVTRAAICGSDLHIYHGMMPDTRVGQTFGHEFVGVVEEVGSSVQNLKRGDRVMVPFNIFCGSCFFCSRKLYANCHNVNPNATAVGGIYGYSHTTGGYDGGQAEFVRVPFADVGPSIIPEWMDEEDAVLLTDALPTGYFGAQLGEIQEGDVVIVFGAGPVGLFAAKSAWLMGAGRVIVIDHLEYRLEKAREFAHAETYNFAEYDDIVTHMKKITDFLGADVAIDAVGAEADGAFFQHVTAAKFKLQGGSPIALNWAIDSVRKGGTVSVVGAYGPLFSAVKFGDAMNKGLTIRANQCSVKRHWPRLFEHVKNGVLKPSDIITHRIPLEHIAEGYHMFSAKLDNCIKPIVVPN comes from the coding sequence ATGCGAGCGATGGTGTACCGGGGGCCGTACCGGATTCGTGTGGAAGAAAAGGACATGCCCCCGATCGAGCATCCCAACGACGCGATCGTGCGCGTCACCCGGGCGGCCATCTGCGGCTCGGACCTGCACATCTACCACGGGATGATGCCCGACACCCGCGTGGGCCAGACGTTCGGCCACGAGTTCGTGGGCGTGGTGGAAGAGGTGGGCTCGTCGGTGCAGAACCTGAAGCGGGGCGACCGGGTGATGGTGCCCTTCAACATCTTCTGCGGTTCCTGCTTCTTCTGCTCGCGGAAGCTGTACGCCAACTGCCACAACGTGAACCCCAACGCCACGGCGGTGGGCGGCATCTACGGGTACTCGCACACCACCGGCGGCTACGACGGCGGCCAGGCGGAGTTCGTGCGCGTGCCCTTCGCCGACGTGGGGCCCAGCATTATCCCCGAGTGGATGGACGAGGAAGACGCGGTGCTGCTCACCGACGCCCTGCCCACGGGCTACTTCGGCGCGCAGCTGGGCGAGATCCAGGAAGGCGACGTGGTGATCGTGTTCGGCGCCGGCCCCGTGGGGCTGTTCGCGGCCAAGAGCGCCTGGCTGATGGGCGCGGGCCGGGTGATCGTGATCGACCACCTGGAGTACCGGCTGGAAAAGGCACGCGAGTTCGCCCATGCCGAGACGTACAACTTCGCCGAGTACGACGACATCGTCACGCACATGAAGAAGATCACCGACTTCCTGGGCGCGGACGTGGCCATCGACGCCGTGGGCGCCGAGGCCGACGGGGCCTTCTTCCAGCACGTGACCGCGGCCAAGTTCAAGCTGCAGGGCGGCTCGCCCATCGCGCTGAACTGGGCGATCGACTCGGTGCGGAAGGGCGGGACGGTTTCGGTCGTCGGCGCGTACGGGCCGCTGTTCAGCGCGGTGAAGTTCGGCGACGCCATGAACAAGGGGCTCACCATCCGCGCCAACCAGTGCAGCGTGAAGCGCCACTGGCCGCGGCTGTTCGAGCACGTGAAGAACGGCGTGCTGAAGCCCAGCGACATCATCACGCACCGCATTCCGCTGGAGCACATCGCCGAGGGCTACCACATGTTCAGCGCCAAGCTGGACAACTGCATCAAGCCCATCGTGGTCCCCAACTGA
- a CDS encoding PAS domain-containing sensor histidine kinase has translation MMDPSAPPESLLARIHALEEDARRLQEENERLHAHLAGERGRAEEALRASEEQLRMAAAAAELGTWRHDLATDLFSFDERAQQHYALPATSPLEALIDRVHPDDRPRLGGEIGAALDPAVRARVSTEYRVVHPDGAVRWLRIQGRVEFDGDGPHARATQGFGTVQDVTGRKVAEVALRESEARYRRLFDSIDEGFCVVTVIFDDAGNPVDYEFLEANPAFNKQTGLTDAVGRSARELLPELEEEWFRIYGEVARTGRPIRFQNGSKAMHRWFDVFAFRVDEPEQRRVAILFTDVTEHIRADRERERLLGETEAARAEADAANRAKSDFLASMSHELRTPLNAIGGYVDLLDLGIYGSLSDAQRTSLARIGANQRHLLTLINDILSFAQLEAGRIEFDVRPLSAMELVASVESLVAPQAAAKGVSYATEPCDPALCLRGDAERMRQILLNLVGNAIKFTPAGGRVVLSCDAEERWVHLRVRDTGVGIAPEEQERIFDPFQQVGRRLSSPTEGVGLGLAISRDLARAMEGELSVESMPEAGSTFTVRLPRG, from the coding sequence ATGATGGACCCCTCGGCCCCGCCCGAATCGCTGCTCGCCCGCATCCACGCGCTCGAGGAGGATGCGCGCCGGTTGCAGGAAGAGAACGAACGGCTGCACGCGCACCTGGCTGGCGAGCGCGGCCGGGCCGAAGAAGCGCTCCGCGCCAGCGAAGAGCAGCTGCGGATGGCCGCCGCCGCGGCCGAGCTGGGCACGTGGCGGCACGACCTGGCTACCGACCTCTTTTCCTTTGACGAGCGCGCCCAGCAGCACTACGCCCTCCCCGCCACTTCGCCACTGGAGGCGCTGATCGACCGCGTGCACCCCGACGACCGCCCTCGGCTGGGCGGCGAGATCGGCGCGGCGCTGGACCCCGCCGTCCGCGCCCGGGTGAGCACGGAGTACCGCGTGGTCCATCCGGACGGCGCGGTGCGGTGGCTGCGCATCCAGGGACGGGTGGAGTTCGACGGCGACGGGCCCCACGCGCGGGCCACGCAGGGCTTCGGCACGGTGCAGGACGTCACCGGGCGCAAGGTGGCCGAGGTGGCGTTGCGCGAGAGCGAGGCGCGGTACCGCCGCCTGTTCGATTCCATCGACGAGGGATTCTGCGTCGTCACCGTGATCTTCGACGACGCGGGGAACCCGGTGGACTACGAGTTCCTGGAAGCCAACCCGGCGTTCAACAAGCAGACCGGCCTGACGGACGCGGTGGGGCGGTCCGCGCGCGAGCTGCTGCCGGAGCTGGAGGAGGAGTGGTTCCGCATCTATGGCGAGGTGGCCAGAACGGGCCGGCCCATCCGCTTTCAGAACGGGTCCAAGGCCATGCACCGCTGGTTCGACGTCTTCGCCTTTCGCGTGGACGAGCCGGAGCAGCGGCGTGTGGCCATCCTCTTTACGGACGTCACCGAGCACATCCGCGCCGACCGCGAGCGCGAGCGCCTGCTGGGCGAAACGGAGGCCGCGCGCGCCGAGGCCGACGCCGCCAACCGCGCCAAGTCCGATTTCCTGGCGTCCATGAGCCACGAGCTGCGGACGCCGCTGAACGCCATCGGCGGATACGTGGACCTGCTGGACCTGGGGATCTACGGCTCGCTCAGCGATGCCCAACGCACGTCGCTGGCCCGCATCGGCGCCAACCAGCGCCACCTGCTGACGCTCATCAACGACATCCTGTCGTTCGCCCAGCTGGAGGCGGGACGCATCGAGTTCGACGTGCGCCCGCTGTCGGCGATGGAACTGGTGGCCAGCGTGGAATCGCTCGTGGCGCCCCAGGCGGCGGCGAAGGGCGTGTCGTATGCCACCGAGCCGTGCGACCCCGCGCTGTGCCTGCGCGGCGATGCGGAGCGGATGCGGCAGATCCTGCTGAACCTGGTGGGCAACGCCATCAAGTTCACGCCCGCCGGCGGCCGGGTGGTGCTGTCGTGCGACGCGGAGGAGCGGTGGGTGCACCTGCGCGTGCGCGACACCGGCGTGGGCATCGCGCCCGAGGAGCAGGAGCGCATCTTCGACCCGTTCCAGCAGGTGGGCCGGCGGCTGAGCAGCCCCACCGAGGGCGTGGGCCTGGGCCTGGCCATCAGCCGCGATCTGGCCCGGGCGATGGAGGGCGAGCTGTCCGTGGAGAGCATGCCCGAAGCGGGGAGCACCTTCACCGTCCGACTGCCGCGGGGCTGA